A region of Paucidesulfovibrio longus DSM 6739 DNA encodes the following proteins:
- a CDS encoding response regulator, protein MEMKKMRVLLAEDDEVNSITVRKLLEHNGHVVDAVPDGAEALKRLLEEEYDVVLMDIRMPRMDGIEATRRIRYDEKYAAHSKVPIVALTAHAMVGDREKFLAEGMSGYLSKPVELGELLEVMRRVVAAADQTEA, encoded by the coding sequence ATGGAAATGAAGAAGATGCGGGTACTCTTGGCCGAAGACGACGAAGTGAACAGCATCACGGTCCGAAAGCTGCTGGAGCACAACGGCCATGTGGTGGACGCCGTGCCCGACGGGGCCGAGGCGCTGAAGCGTTTGTTGGAAGAGGAGTACGACGTGGTGCTCATGGACATCCGCATGCCCAGGATGGACGGCATCGAAGCCACGCGCCGCATCCGCTATGACGAGAAGTACGCGGCCCATTCCAAGGTTCCCATCGTGGCGCTGACCGCCCACGCCATGGTCGGCGACAGGGAGAAGTTTCTGGCCGAAGGCATGAGCGGGTATCTTTCCAAGCCCGTGGAATTGGGAGAGCTGCTGGAAGTCATGCGTCGCGTGGTGGCGGCGGCGGACCAGACCGAGGCCTGA